Genomic segment of Aquila chrysaetos chrysaetos chromosome 16, bAquChr1.4, whole genome shotgun sequence:
CAGAGGGAAAGGACACGTGTTACAGAGCTCTGAGGTTTTAGGATGGCAAAGACTAGGACCCAGGAGGAGGCCATCTCACTTTTGCTATATAATACAGTAACTGGAGCTTTTTTGGGGTACAAATGGTTGCATCCAATGTGATCTGAACGGTCTTTCAAGCTCTGCAAAGCTTGCTAGCGAGGCTATCCTGGAAAATCACTGAGGCAGTGGCTTTCTAAACGTTTCTTATTACACTTCCTTCGGTAGCAGCTTTACAAATGCTCTTCCTTAGCCAAATGTTTTTCCCTTGGCGACCGTGACTGCTCTGGCAGGTTTGTTGTTCACATTCTGAAACGAAATCgttccttttccttcagctcGAGAGGTTTGcaactcctcctccccccgccctcccccctGACTTTTAggaggttttatttcttgtaacAGATCGCTGGCGGCGTTTACGTTTTCCAGGTGCGCTGTCAAACCCCAGAAAGCTGGGCAGCCCCAGTCCTCCACCTCCGCCTGATTTCCCCAAGAACCTCTCCTCGGAGCATCGCAGCCCCTGAGCAGCGAGGAGGGTTTTGTTTAAAGCCATCCGCCGCCTCTGCCAAGCTCTGCCTTCTGCCTTTACCGACTGGTATTTCCCAATCACAATCTAGCATCCAGCACAATGCAACGAATTTCatgaaattaagtatttctCCTACACACAGCATATTTGCCCGGTGATTATAACTAGTCCCCGAGGTAGCCAAGCACAGCAGAATTTCAGTTTAATATGCACACCCACGCAGCCTTACTAAAAACCCAAGACACTCCCCCGGTCCTTCTTGGGAAAGACTGAGCACTGCAGTGAGCATCTCATATTTCAGCTTCACCACTTGTACAGGCTAGGACTGGGAATACTCTGTCTTCTGGTGTAAAGAAAGGTGGGGAAAGAAGTTTACCAAAGATTTCAAGGTATCCCTTACAGTCTGAGGGAGAGAAGGGTGTAAGAACACAGGAATGTCAGGGAACACAGGCACAAAAGGGAACAGTTCACACCGCTCTGGGTTTATTAACACAACTGTGAGTAGTTACTGCCTTTTGTTCACTCGATCTTGGATCTACAGAGTGAACTTTTAACTCCAATAGCCTTTGATTCCCCCATTTGTTCGGGCAGACAGCATATCCGTAAGCTCACAGCACCTGTTTTGTGTCACATTGTAAAAAATGACAACTccttgattaaaataaatgagcaatTATTCAGCGTGTGCACAGTGTATGATCTGCCCTCGCTGCAGCGACTGGAGTCCAACCTCATACCTCAAATGAAACGGGGGCGAATCTTCCCAGTGTCTGGAGCCGCGAACTCCAGCACCCAAGCTGTGGCGTAAACACAGCAAGCTGCAGTTTGCAATGCTGACCCTGCCCCAAACCAGAGGCAGATCCACCCATGCAAATCACAGTCTTGGCTGTGCCTGGGACTTGCAGATGAGCAGCTGCCCTAGCAGCGGGCCAGCAGCTGCTCGAGCCAGAGCAAAGGGGGAAACAAGTTCATGTGAAGGTTTTCCTTTCGCTGCAGACGCTACCTCCTACCTcattctcccttcctcttcctccaatTCTCCTTCTCTCGACCTTTCAGGCACAgttctccctctgcccctgccctgcctctgtCTCCAGCCCCTGTGGCTCTGCTCCCCCTCGGCTCCGCTCTCCCGGTAGAGACACCTCCTGCTCCCCACGCTCTTctgctcccttccttcctccagaCTTGACCCTCCTTCACCCACCTCCGCAGAggccttcccctccctgcagcagcaactcgcctcccccatcccaacccCCTAATCcagcctcccttcctcctccggGCCGGCACCCTGCCCCTCACCCTGCCCTCCCCTAACCCACACACCAGCTACGGAGCTCCCTTTCGCCTTGCCCTGGCTTAACCCtgccaccatcaccaccaccaccccccctcctTCGCCCTTCTCCCGGCCCGGCTCAGCCCCTTCTCCCGGCCTTGGTCGGGCCCAgctcagccccttccccaggccTGGCCtagcccggcccggcccagcttagcccccggcccggccccacTTCCGGGTCCCCTCCCGCAAAGCCTTGTGGGCCAGCCCCCACCCTGCGCGATCTCGCGTGACCTCCCCAGCGCCGCGCGCGCCCCCGAGACGCGTCacgcgggagcggggcgggggggggggggccggcagGGCGGTTGCATCACCGCGGTGCGCGCAGCGCTCCCCGCGTGACGTCAACGCTTCCCCTTCCCCAACGCCCGCGGAGGGAACGGGCGGGGGAGGGAAGCGGTGCCGCCCCGCCCCTTCACCCGGAGTGACGGCGCGTAGACCAATGAGGAGCGGCGGAAGCGCGAGTGATGCGTCGGGTGACCAATAGCGAGGGCGGAGCTGGTGGGAGagggcggggcagggcggccgggcggccggggcgggctgGGCTGCGCCTGTCAGCGGGGCGGCGGGATGGCGGCGCTCTACGCCTGCACCAAGTGCCACCAGCGCTTCCCCTTCGAGGCGCTCAGCCAgggccagcagctctgcaaggtccggggcggccggcggggcccggggcggccggcggggacGCTTGGGGGAAGGGGACTGGGTGGGGGCTGTCTGTGAGGGAGCTgcttggaggggagggggggctgagggggtgAAGGGCTGCCTGGAGCGCTGTTTGTGAGGGAGGTTGGGCAGGGGGTGTTTTTAAGGGGTCTGGGGCTGTTTATAGGGAGGCCCTGGGGGCATCTAGGGGATCTGGGGCCTCGGGGTGGCTATCTGGGGCCTGAGGGTACGGGGTGGGCAGGTAGGGGCTGTGTGGATGGGGCCCTGGGAGCATATGGGAGGTTTTGAGGGACTGGAGGCATGGGGGCAGCTGGTAGAGGTTGGGGGCTGTTGGGGGGTTATGATGTTGAGGGGCTGCTTGGGGGAGCTGTTTGCCAGGGGGACCTGAGGGTATTGAAGGCTgtttgggggtgctgggggtaTTTGGAGGGCGTTGGAAAGGGAGTCATGGGGCCATTGCGGGGGGAATTGGGGGCGAGGTGGGCACTGTTTATGAGGGAAGGCCTGGGTGCAACTGAAGGGCTGTTTGTGAGGGAGGCTGTTAGCAAGGAGAGAGGTCTGGGACATTTAGGAGATCCCGGGGTGTTTGGGAGTATCTGGGGATATTTGGGGGAGGTCTTATGGTATCTTGAAGGAGGgaggtgggttttgggggagcAGTCTGAGTGGGTGGGGAAGAGTGAGATCAGGGATGAGGTGGGGAACGAGGGGCAGGAAGTAGAGTAGCCTGGGATCGCTGAGGTAGATGGAGCAAAGCAGGTGAGCATAGAGGAACCTCTGAGGCATGGGGTGAGAGGAGAGCAGGGCCAGAGGCACTCCAGGCACAGGAAGCCTATGGAGGGCAGAGGTGTGAATAACTGTGGCAGGACTCTGTGTTCCTGCCCTGGGAGGTGAGGCCAACCACCGTGACCCTTGTCTGTGGGTGTTGGGCACAAATAAGCCCTCGTTACGAATCTCAGTTTACTTCTGGCTCACCTGTGACACATGCCGTTCCTGTCAcccttcctctgctctcagcCCTTGTAAAAGCAGCATGACTGTACAGGGAGGAAATGTTTTGAGTTTGACAGATGTGTGTGCAAGTGATGGGAGTGGAGGTTAGCAGGTGATCTGGGACTTTGGGAAACTGTGTGTGGGAAAAGCACTGCATCCCACTGAACGCTTCTGTTGTTGCAGGAGTGCAGAATTGCGCATCCCATTGTTAAATGCACTTACTGCAGGACTGAATTCCAGCAGGAAAGGTAAATGCCTGTTGAACTGGGGAGactgatgttttctttagagCAGACGCACCCGGGGAACCGTAATGTTTCCCCATCTTCGATGACTGAGCCTTAACCTGTAGATAGTTGCTGTGGAAGAGTTGGGGAACCTTTGGCCTTCTTCAAAGATTTGCTGGGCAAGTTGGTGTGCCTCTGCGGTGTCCTTAGTTTTGCACcttttgcttggtttttatttttggtcaGTGCTCAGATGCATCTTCCAGTGAAGGATCTAGGTCCATCTTCCCATGAGTTTTCCTCTTATCTGATTTCTGGTGtccaaaaattatttcctaatgcatttcatttagctgtgcttttgccttttttacattttagcaAGTTATGTAGCTTACAGAGGAAGGATTGGTAAACCCAGAAGCTGCGTGCAGGCATTGTGGGGGGTGTTCTTTACTGTGTTTGTTGGACAAATACACCTCTGTCCTGACCTGCCTTAACCTCATCATCCAGAGCAGACCTCCTCCACAACTGAGGCTGTCACCAGTGCTGAATCATGCCTGCTGCCAATTAGCTGGTGATCAGACTCCTGTATTTGTAAGGACAAAAAACTGGTGTCATTTGGGGACGCCTTAATTAAGAGATACCTCCTAGCAGTACCACTTTTTGGCAAATTATCCTCAACCAGATGGGGATAGGAAATGCACTTTGATATCAGAGTCCCTAGCGAAGATGAATACAGTCTCGCCACTAGAGACGGAGCCTAGGGGAGACTGGGATCCTAACCACAgaggtttaattttctttggggAAGTGTTAATAGAATGATCTGTCCttctttttaacagcaaaaccaacacaatATGCAAGAAGTGTGCTCAGAACGTGAAGCTCTACGGAACAGTAAGTGAGCAGGGCTCATTCTCACCAGCCTCTTCTCCTTTCATCTTTCTTGTCTTTATCCTGCTGAATCCCAGAGCAGTTTATGGGCTGGCTCTGTTGTAATAGCATGACTGATCAATAATACGCGGGTCTCTCAAGCGtgaagcttttacttttttctcttcttttagtTCGgaaaagagcagctctgcatcATTTGAGGCCAGGAAATGAACTATTCGATATCCAGCAGAAACAAGAGCGTGCTCACACAAACTGAGATTGCTGCAGGAAGCAGTgataaatctttctttcctacttcactgaaaaagtgattttgtttgtttctattttagTGATATGTATTTTCTAAAGATTTCATAGCACTGGATAAATGGTCTGGGTGCCATGGCTAAATATACTTAGCTAGAGACTAGGGGTCCAAACGTAGTTATTTCTCCTGGATCAGCATTATACTTAGCTTGGAACgaggaaataaaagttttgaagtgatggggagaaggagaaagagcaaTCTATTAATGTAATTAGAAGGCACTGCTGTATCAGttgttcttctttcttaaaGCCAAAACCCTGCCAGTACTGCAACATTATAGCAGCATTTATTGGAAACAAGTGCCAGCGTTGCACAAACTCTGAAAAGAAGTATGGACCTCCGCACTCCTGTGAGCAGTGTAAGCAGCAGTGTGCGTTTGACCGGAAGGATGATAGAAAGAAGGTCAGTATCTCTGTAAAAGGAGGCCACAAAGGTAACAGGGCTGATCACAGTGATCGTCTGTCCATCTTCTTCACATACTCTCTAGCATTTCAAAAGGGGGTGTCTCTtggttataaaatatttttctggagtTGAGCTTTGCTGTGGGAGCTCTGTTTTGGAGCTGTTTAATCTTTGAGCCCCTCTGCTCCTTTGCCAGATCTACTGAGAAAGATCTCTTGAATTTGGCTGAAGGGTAGGTGCGCTGGCAAAGGAGAAGGGGCCTGTGAGTGAAATGTGAGGTGCCTGCTcggggagagggatggggaatgaTACTTGTGCCGTAGCCTGAGGAGCTGGAAGTGTCATGCCGCCACCAGGAAACCCATCCCATGGCTTCTGCACACCCTTTGCTTAAGCAACATAAGTGCTCCTTAGGAGGTGTGTATTTCTAAGGCCTGCTTCCTGCAGGCTATAAACACCTATTGTTTGTGTGGGATGCTGCACTGATAATCCCTGTCCTCCTGCTGATCCTCCTCGAGCAGGGACCCTTGCTGTTTTGGTCTCCAGTGACTACGCTGTCACGTACCATTCCCTGGTGTTGTTTTGACAGAATTCCCACTAGAGTTAGCCTGTCCTGATAAACGGGTGCTATAAGAAGGTCTGTAAGCAAAGCTTGGCAGAGACTGTAGTTAACAATAGATAAGCTGCTATTAATGAGTACTGCCTGCATTGCACTAGCCATGCCAGATGCACTTCTTACCCTTTCCAGGCACTCACGGGATCCTTTTGGAGTCGCTGCTTGTTTGTATGTGATCTTAAACCTGAAGGTTCTTCTTGTCctctctgtgtttgttttgtgggcAGGAAGCAAGACCAAAACTTCtccccctctctttctctctcacctcCAGGTGgatggaaagctgctgtgctggttATGCACACTATCCTATAAACGGGTCCTACAGAAGACCAAAGAGCAGTGCAAACACCTGAGCAGTTCTTCCCGGGCCAGCCTGCAAGAAAAGGAACAGTACAGTAGGCTCAGCAGTGGCAGCCACTATAACAGGTAACCTGCGCgagctttttttgttgtgcagGGTGAGCTTGCCTCTGGGGTGAGAAAACAGTGCCTCGCTGCTCCACGCTCCTTAGGTGTGCTTCTTGAAATAACTGGGAGAAGTGCCTGGGGGCTCGGTACCTTGGTGATGGGTTTTGGCAGTTGTCTGTTGTTGAGGAGAATCTGGCTAAGTCAGGCTTTGCTAGTTTGCAAACCCCgctgtgctggagcagactTGTAGTCCGACTGCTTCTTAGTGATTCAACTTACTGAACTTGTACACAATTAAAGCTAAATTGCATTTGTAAAATTTAATGATTGAAATGTAGATTTTAAGCATGAGTTCTTCACCTACATACTGATCTGACTGAcgcattgttttctgtttatttttagtctaCAGCTACTCTTCAAGGAATGAGTTTTTCATCATTCTTTCTTGCACTAGGAAATATTGTTTTAATGGGTTCAAAGTGGGTGGGAATATTTATCTGCTTCTCTGTCTTAGACTGCAAGTAATTCAGCTTCTGACATACAATTTCCTCGTTTTTCTAGCCAGAAAACCTTATCCACCTCTTCTATTCAGAATGAAATCCCAAAGAAGAAAGCCAAGTTTGATGCCATATCTGCCAATGGTGACAGGTGAGCCTATTACATGGGGAAATTGGGGGTGGGCAGTCTTGTTTGCTTTATATAAGACAGAGTTCTGTGCGAATAGCAGAAAGCTCTTATGCTAGAGCAGGGATCTCGGGCTTTGGGACCTCGAGGGGCTGCATTAGCAGCTTTCCAGAACCTGGCAGGCTAGTGTTACTTGGCATTTAGACATAGgtttgaagaggaaaagaatacCTAGTGCCTGTACCTGCTAGAATAGAAACTGCTTGTTGGCTGAGCTCCCCAACAGTTagaaaaactgcagccagaTCAGCTTTATCCTGTCTGCAGTTACAGGGAGAGGGGGGCTGTTGGCTCCGCTGTAGAGTCGAGGTCTGCAGGTTTTGTGCTTTTGGGACTATCAGACTGATCTGCAGGGAGATGGCCTCAGAGGAGAGGATCAAGACCCACCTCCcatttcccctcctgccttctggGGGAGGGACGAGCAATCAGACAGCGTTGCTTGAAAGCGTCCGATCCCATTCTGCTGTCACAGTTTGCACTGGATTATGTTGACGCTGGCTGCGTGCGCAGCAGAATGGGAGTCACTAGCAGAAACAGGAGATTgagatggatttttattttttatggtCTTGTACATGCATATTTTCAttcctgcctttcctctctGATTCTCAGCGTTCCTTCCTCTCCCGAGATGCTTTGTCCCCCTATCCAGAGTGCCCCGTCCACGTTGGCGCAGTGGGCTGCTTCCCAACAGAGTGCCCACCATTGTCCTGTTTCTCAAGGCACTGACATCCTGAAGTGAGATCACCTGTTGTTTTCTCCCCTGttgccctccctccctgggaACTGCCTCATACATGGAAACTCTCCCTCTCGATGGATCTCTTTCCAAACAGCAGTGAATTGGGAGCACGGACCAGAGCATAGGCTCGTTAGTGCCAAAGGGTCTGTTAAAGCCACTGGTAATTAATTAATCGCTACCTGTCTTGAATGTCTTTTCTTCGAGATCACAGATCGCATCTCTCGATACTATTGATACCTCGTCAATGTTTGTAAATATGTGAAATGCTACGATGGGAAAtagaacttaaataattttgtaggGCCATGTTCCCACAGAGTGGTCTACAAGACCATTTATCATCTGAACGgtgttttcagttaaaagttGGAAAAATTTTAAGGATTAACTGTGCCTTGGGAGCTGCGGCTGAGCATGGAGCAGTCAGAGAATTCATCTGGAGACAGGTCCCTGGTAGAACTGGTGCAGCCCATCAGTACTGCTGCATCTTTCCTTCTAGAGAGGCTCCTCCTCACCTACTGAGGCTGCTTTCCGGGCTATAGGA
This window contains:
- the FAM76A gene encoding protein FAM76A isoform X2: MAALYACTKCHQRFPFEALSQGQQLCKECRIAHPIVKCTYCRTEFQQESKTNTICKKCAQNVKLYGTPKPCQYCNIIAAFIGNKCQRCTNSEKKYGPPHSCEQCKQQCAFDRKDDRKKVDGKLLCWLCTLSYKRVLQKTKEQCKHLSSSSRASLQEKEQYSRLSSGSHYNSQKTLSTSSIQNEIPKKKAKFDAISANGDSVPSSPEMLCPPIQSAPSTLAQWAASQQSAHHCPVSQGTDILNFSPDLALDSPGTDHFVIIAQLKEEVATLKKMLHQKDQMILEKEKKITELKADLQYQESQMRAKMNQMEKTHKEVMEQLQEVGREIDES
- the FAM76A gene encoding protein FAM76A isoform X3, with the protein product MAALYACTKCHQRFPFEALSQGQQLCKECRIAHPIVKCTYCRTEFQQESKTNTICKKCAQNVKLYGTPKPCQYCNIIAAFIGNKCQRCTNSEKKYGPPHSCEQCKQQCAFDRKDDRKKVDGKLLCWLCTLSYKRVLQKTKEQCKHLSSSSRASLQEKEQYSRLSSGSHYNSQKTLSTSSIQNEIPKKKAKFDAISANGDSVPSSPEMLCPPIQSAPSTLAQWAASQQSAHHCPVSQGTDILNFSPDLALDSPGTDHFVIIAQLKEEVATLKKMLHQKDQMILEKEKKITELKADLQYQESQMRAKMNQMEKTHKEVMEQLQVS
- the FAM76A gene encoding protein FAM76A isoform X1 — its product is MAALYACTKCHQRFPFEALSQGQQLCKECRIAHPIVKCTYCRTEFQQESKTNTICKKCAQNVKLYGTPKPCQYCNIIAAFIGNKCQRCTNSEKKYGPPHSCEQCKQQCAFDRKDDRKKVDGKLLCWLCTLSYKRVLQKTKEQCKHLSSSSRASLQEKEQYSRLSSGSHYNSQKTLSTSSIQNEIPKKKAKFDAISANGDSVPSSPEMLCPPIQSAPSTLAQWAASQQSAHHCPVSQGTDILNFSPDLALDSPGTDHFVIIAQLKEEVATLKKMLHQKDQMILEKEKKITELKADLQYQESQMRAKMNQMEKTHKEVMEQLQAKNRELLKQAAALSKGKKPEKSGAITSP
- the FAM76A gene encoding protein FAM76A isoform X4, giving the protein MAALYACTKCHQRFPFEALSQGQQLCKECRIAHPIVKCTYCRTEFQQESKTNTICKKCAQNVKLYGTPKPCQYCNIIAAFIGNKCQRCTNSEKKYGPPHSCEQCKQQCAFDRKDDRKKVDGKLLCWLCTLSYKRVLQKTKEQCKHLSSSSRASLQEKEQYSRLSSGSHYNSQKTLSTSSIQNEIPKKKAKFDAISANGDSFSPDLALDSPGTDHFVIIAQLKEEVATLKKMLHQKDQMILEKEKKITELKADLQYQESQMRAKMNQMEKTHKEVMEQLQAKNRELLKQAAALSKGKKPEKSGAITSP